In Nitrospiria bacterium, the sequence CTCGTTTCAGTTCGTGCAGCGCGGACTCGGCCGCTTTCATCATGACACGGAAGATCGTCATCGGAAAGATAACCAAGCGATAGCCCATCCGGTCAAACTCCCGAACTGACAGGTACGGACTTTTCCCGAACTCGGTCATGTTGGCCATTAAAGGCCCCTTAACACGGTTCGCAAACTTGGAAAATTCCGCGGCCGACTCCAGTGCTTCAGGAAAAATCATGTCCGCGCCGGCGTCGCGGTATTGCCGGGCCCGGTCGATCGCGGCCCCCAACCCCTCCACCCCTCGCGCGTCCGTCCGCGCGATAATGATGAGATCGGGATCCTTCCGTGCTTTTGCGGCCGAGCGGATCTTTTCGGCCATCGTTTTGGCCGGGACTAATCGCTTCCCGGCCAGATGCCCGCATCGTTTCGGATCTCGCTGGTCTTCGATTTGGATGGCCGCGGCGCCGGCGCGTTCCAGCTCGCGAACGGTTCGGGCCACGCTGAGCGGACCGCCAAATCCGGTGTCCGCATCGACGATCAGGGGGAGACGCGCGGCGGAGGTGATGTAGGCGGTCTGCTGCGCAAGCTCGGTCATTGTCAGGAGTCCGATGTCCGGCATGGCGGTCATTCCGTTTGTCAGTCCCGCTCCGGAGAGATAAGCCGCTTGAAAGCCGGAGCGCTCCACCATCGTGGCCGTAATGGCATTAAACACGCCGGGGGCGACGACCACCCCCTGAGCGAGTCGCTTGCGTAATTGCGAAGCGGAAGTCATGCCGGCTGTCCTTTTCGTTTGACGGGGACGACGCAAAGCGAGAGCAGATCGTCCATCTTTTTTAAGGTGTCCAACTTCCAAAGCCGATCCAGGATTTTTCGGATCTGTTTCTTGGAAAGCCTCGGTTCGGTCAGTGAAATGAATTTCGCCTCCACTTCGTTGTCCGACAGCGGACGTTTCGGATGTCCCTTGGGATAGGTGACTTTGAGAGAATGAGACTGTCCGTCGACCGTCTTCACCAGGACTTGATTCGGCATCGACTCAGGATAGGCCCGGTTAAATTCGGGATCGTCCGTAACGGACACTTTTTGAATCAGCGCACGGAGTCGTGGATCCGCGATCCGCGCATCCGTAAATTGATCAAGCCCGACCGCGCCGTCCATGAGGGCCACCGCGACAAGATAGGGCAGACTGTGATCCGCCGTCTCCCGACTGCGGGGATGCCATTTCTCGGGATCCCTCCCGATGATCTCGACCGAGACGTCAAACGTCTTGACCTCGATCGCACCAATATCCTTTGGATCAATCTTTTTCCGAAGAAGGAGCGCGGCCTCGATGGCGCTTTGTGCATGGTATTCGGCCGGGTAAAATTTAATATACGTATTCAGGATTTTAAACGGGGTTCCCTTACCTCCCAGCGTCGGAAGGTCGAACGGGCCGGTGACCAGTCGGAAGAACCCTTTTTCCCCCTCGAACAACGGCGCCGGGCCGGTCATTCCCTGTTTGGCCAGAAGCGCCGCAAAGATTCCGTTCCGCGCGGCATTCGCAAACGCGCAGCCTTTCCACATCGAAAGTTCCCCGACGCGCGTCTGGCGCATCGCC encodes:
- a CDS encoding MmgE/PrpD family protein; amino-acid sequence: DLPRDVVHEVKRRVIDSIGCALGAFDSDPCRIARTAARFVKSRYPATVLGTNHTSAPDLAAFANGTMIRYFDYNDTYLSKEPAHPSDNIAAALAVAEAEGRNGKNLITSIVIGYEIQCRLCDAAALRTRGWDHVTYGPLSTSLMAAKLMGLSEPEMVHALGLAGVPNVAMRQTRVGELSMWKGCAFANAARNGIFAALLAKQGMTGPAPLFEGEKGFFRLVTGPFDLPTLGGKGTPFKILNTYIKFYPAEYHAQSAIEAALLLRKKIDPKDIGAIEVKTFDVSVEIIGRDPEKWHPRSRETADHSLPYLVAVALMDGAVGLDQFTDARIADPRLRALIQKVSVTDDPEFNRAYPESMPNQVLVKTVDGQSHSLKVTYPKGHPKRPLSDNEVEAKFISLTEPRLSKKQIRKILDRLWKLDTLKKMDDLLSLCVVPVKRKGQPA
- the prpB gene encoding methylisocitrate lyase, which encodes MTSASQLRKRLAQGVVVAPGVFNAITATMVERSGFQAAYLSGAGLTNGMTAMPDIGLLTMTELAQQTAYITSAARLPLIVDADTGFGGPLSVARTVRELERAGAAAIQIEDQRDPKRCGHLAGKRLVPAKTMAEKIRSAAKARKDPDLIIIARTDARGVEGLGAAIDRARQYRDAGADMIFPEALESAAEFSKFANRVKGPLMANMTEFGKSPYLSVREFDRMGYRLVIFPMTIFRVMMKAAESALHELKRGGTQRSLLGEMQTRKELYELLDYERYEKMEEEVSRGQSRRRSR